A region of Pasteurellaceae bacterium Orientalotternb1 DNA encodes the following proteins:
- a CDS encoding ADP-glyceromanno-heptose 6-epimerase, which produces MIIVTGGAGFIGSNIVKALNELGRKDILVVDNLKNGEKFINLVDLDIADYCDKEDFIASVIAGDDFGPIDAVFHEGACSATTEWDGKYMMQNNYEYSKELLHFCLDRQIPFFYASSAATYGGRSDNFIEERRFEQPLNVYGYSKFLFDEYVRQILPEAESPVCGFKYFNVYGPREQHKGSMASVAFHLNGQILNGENPKLFAGSETFLRDFVYVEDVAKVNIWAWQNGISGIYNLGSGNAESFRAVAEAVIDFHQKGEIETIPFPDHLKSRYQTFTQADLTKLRAAGYKAPFKTVAEGTKAYMQWLNR; this is translated from the coding sequence ATGATTATCGTAACAGGTGGGGCAGGGTTTATCGGTAGCAATATCGTGAAAGCCTTAAACGAACTCGGTAGAAAAGATATTTTAGTGGTGGATAATCTCAAAAATGGTGAGAAATTCATCAATTTAGTTGATTTAGACATCGCAGATTATTGCGACAAAGAAGATTTTATTGCCTCGGTTATTGCGGGCGATGATTTCGGTCCAATTGATGCGGTATTCCACGAAGGGGCTTGCTCGGCAACGACCGAATGGGACGGCAAATATATGATGCAAAACAACTACGAATATTCCAAAGAGTTGTTGCATTTCTGCTTGGATCGCCAAATTCCATTTTTCTATGCGTCTAGTGCCGCAACCTATGGCGGTCGTTCAGATAACTTCATCGAAGAACGCCGTTTTGAGCAGCCGCTCAATGTGTACGGCTATTCCAAGTTCTTGTTTGACGAATATGTTCGCCAAATTTTGCCAGAAGCGGAATCACCCGTGTGCGGCTTTAAATATTTCAATGTGTATGGCCCACGTGAGCAGCACAAAGGCTCAATGGCGAGTGTCGCCTTCCATTTAAACGGTCAAATTCTCAACGGCGAAAACCCAAAACTGTTTGCGGGTAGCGAAACTTTCCTGCGTGATTTTGTTTATGTGGAAGACGTGGCGAAAGTAAATATTTGGGCGTGGCAGAACGGCATTTCGGGCATCTACAATTTAGGTTCAGGCAATGCGGAGTCTTTCCGAGCCGTGGCGGAAGCGGTGATCGATTTCCACCAAAAAGGCGAAATTGAAACCATTCCGTTCCCAGATCACCTGAAATCTCGCTACCAAACGTTCACCCAAGCGGATCTCACCAAACTGCGTGCGGCAGGCTACAAAGCACCATTCAAAACGGTCGCAGAAGGCACCAAAGCCTATATGCAGTGGTTGAATCGATAG
- a CDS encoding peptide deformylase codes for MAVLDVLIYPDENLAKVCQAVEKVDDELRQFIDDMFETMYDHEGIGLAAPQVNVLKRVITIDIEGDKANQIVLINPEIVASSGETGIEEGCLSIPGCRALVPRKEKLTVKALNRNGEEFTLDADGLLAICIQHEIDHLNGVLFVDHISQLKRQRIRDKMLKLKKQIARAK; via the coding sequence ATGGCGGTATTAGACGTTTTAATTTATCCCGATGAGAATTTAGCCAAAGTTTGCCAAGCGGTAGAAAAAGTGGACGATGAACTGCGTCAGTTTATCGATGATATGTTTGAAACAATGTACGATCACGAAGGCATTGGCTTAGCCGCACCGCAAGTGAATGTGCTAAAACGGGTAATCACGATTGATATTGAAGGCGACAAAGCCAATCAAATCGTGCTGATCAACCCTGAAATTGTCGCCAGTTCAGGCGAAACAGGCATTGAAGAAGGGTGTTTGTCGATCCCTGGTTGCCGTGCCCTTGTGCCACGCAAAGAGAAATTGACGGTCAAAGCGTTAAACCGCAATGGCGAAGAGTTTACCTTAGACGCAGACGGTTTGCTGGCGATTTGTATTCAACACGAAATCGACCACCTAAACGGCGTGCTGTTTGTTGATCATATTTCGCAGCTTAAACGCCAACGCATTCGCGACAAAATGCTCAAACTCAAAAAGCAAATTGCCAGAGCAAAATAA
- a CDS encoding DNA protecting protein DprA, producing MAHLNALLRLLQVPQLGAQRIGRLLSEVNFSEFCDYDKTQLKQIGWNDKQIHRWFHPDEQWIAFAKNWQDPTACQHILTLFDDDYPFLLRQISTAPPVLFVKGSRSALSIPQIAMVGSRDYSPYGEFWAKHFAAEFVKNELAVTSGLAIGIDGFCHQQAVEHQGVTLAVLGSGLNQIYPARHKKLAEKIIDTGGALVSEFFPNQPPLAENFPRRNRIISGLSLGTLVVEATINSGSLITARYALEQGREVFALPNAVQNPYSQGCHKLIKQGALLVETIDDILDAIAFQRQTPQQPSLFKETERQQAVSSAQNFANSTAPSFAKNVADLTACQQQLIAHIGLSPINIDDLAKNCYLSVEIALVELLNLELLGLVKQVSGGYVIEP from the coding sequence ATGGCACATCTCAACGCATTATTACGCTTATTGCAGGTTCCACAGCTTGGAGCACAACGCATCGGGCGGTTGCTAAGCGAAGTCAATTTCAGCGAGTTTTGCGATTACGACAAAACTCAGCTCAAGCAAATCGGCTGGAACGACAAACAAATTCACCGCTGGTTTCACCCCGATGAACAGTGGATCGCATTTGCAAAAAATTGGCAGGATCCGACCGCTTGTCAGCACATTTTGACGCTATTCGATGACGATTACCCGTTCTTACTGCGGCAAATCAGCACCGCTCCGCCCGTTTTGTTCGTGAAAGGCAGCCGTTCAGCACTTTCCATCCCGCAAATTGCGATGGTCGGCAGCCGTGATTATTCCCCCTACGGTGAATTTTGGGCGAAACATTTTGCGGCGGAGTTCGTCAAAAATGAACTGGCGGTCACCAGCGGTTTGGCGATTGGCATTGATGGCTTTTGCCACCAACAAGCGGTGGAACATCAAGGCGTTACCCTTGCGGTACTCGGCAGTGGCTTAAACCAGATTTACCCCGCTCGCCATAAAAAATTAGCCGAAAAAATCATCGACACGGGCGGGGCGTTGGTATCGGAATTTTTCCCGAACCAGCCACCGCTAGCGGAAAATTTCCCAAGGCGAAATCGCATTATCAGTGGGCTTTCTCTCGGCACGTTGGTGGTGGAAGCGACCATCAATAGCGGCTCGCTGATCACCGCCCGTTACGCATTAGAACAAGGACGGGAAGTATTCGCCTTACCGAATGCGGTGCAAAATCCATACAGCCAAGGCTGCCACAAGTTGATCAAACAAGGGGCGTTGCTGGTCGAAACTATTGACGATATTTTAGATGCCATTGCATTCCAACGCCAAACACCGCAGCAGCCATCTCTGTTTAAAGAAACTGAACGGCAACAAGCGGTCAGTTCCGCACAAAATTTTGCAAATTCTACCGCCCCGTCATTTGCAAAAAATGTAGCGGATCTCACCGCTTGTCAGCAGCAACTTATCGCACACATTGGGCTTTCACCAATCAATATTGATGATCTCGCAAAAAACTGCTACCTCAGTGTCGAAATTGCCTTGGTCGAACTGCTCAATTTAGAACTGCTCGGCTTAGTAAAACAAGTAAGCGGAGGTTATGTCATAGAGCCATAA
- a CDS encoding ABC transporter yields MAMPMNYKTLLSELGNNLLGGQRQRLFIARALYKKPKILFMDEATSHLDEENERRINEAIGKLAITRVIVAHRETTLKSADRIVKM; encoded by the coding sequence ATGGCAATGCCAATGAACTACAAAACCTTGCTTAGTGAACTCGGTAATAATCTCCTAGGCGGACAACGCCAGCGACTATTTATCGCTAGAGCTCTGTATAAGAAGCCCAAAATTCTCTTTATGGACGAAGCGACAAGCCATTTAGACGAAGAAAATGAGAGAAGAATTAATGAAGCTATTGGAAAATTGGCAATTACAAGGGTGATTGTGGCACATCGAGAAACCACCCTAAAATCTGCAGATAGAATCGTAAAAATGTGA
- a CDS encoding colicin V synthesis protein — translation MLNKLNFSLFKKIPVVLQTESAECGLACLAMVAGYYGGESNLFQLRSKYGISSKGATLRNLIDIASDLKLITRPLSLELDELKMLRLPCILHWDFNHFVVLTKATDRYVVIHDPAFGKKKLSLVECSKHFTGVALEVWSEVKFEKTKNREEISLYETFKNISGIKGALVKIFSLSILIELIVLLMPIGTQLVMDHVLQARDQSLLLVICLGLFLFTFFRSAISMSRAWISLKMNYLIDFQWTSSFFSHLLKLPLDFFEKRQVGDIQSRFSSLRTIQSTLTNSIVTVIIDLIMTVSVVIMMFLYGGWLTWVVVAFSVIYLLLRLATYLTYRQITEEQIIKNAKASSHFMETLYGIATLKSLGLNKKREEHWMSLNADAFNTSIRVTKLDMFFAGVHTFISTMEQILILWIGATMVIDNVMTIGMFMAFNSYRGSFSARMGSLINIFFSFKMLSLHRERIADIALTEAEKEVYQPQAVELGDGYAGATISVKNLTFQYDQFSAPVFSDLNLEIQAGESVAISAKSGFGKTTLLKLMAGLLKPTKGEIYFNNLDIKQLGMSNYRQHIACVLQDDKFFAGSILENIVSFEAKYDREFAIECAKLAQIHEEIMAMPMNYETLLGELGNNLSGGQRQRLFIARALYKKPKILFMDEATSHLDEENERRINEAIGKLAITRVIVAHRETTLKSADRIVKM, via the coding sequence ATGCTCAATAAACTCAATTTTTCACTTTTCAAAAAAATCCCCGTTGTCTTGCAAACGGAGTCCGCTGAGTGCGGTTTGGCGTGTTTAGCGATGGTTGCTGGCTATTACGGTGGTGAATCAAATCTCTTTCAGTTACGCAGTAAATATGGCATTTCATCAAAAGGGGCAACACTTCGAAACCTTATTGATATTGCTTCAGATCTCAAACTGATCACCCGTCCGCTTTCCCTTGAGCTTGATGAGCTAAAAATGCTACGGCTACCGTGTATTTTACACTGGGATTTTAACCATTTTGTGGTGCTGACTAAAGCCACTGACCGCTATGTGGTAATCCATGACCCAGCTTTTGGCAAGAAAAAACTTTCCCTCGTTGAATGCTCCAAGCACTTTACGGGCGTGGCGTTGGAAGTATGGTCAGAAGTCAAATTTGAAAAAACAAAGAACCGCGAAGAGATTAGCCTTTACGAAACATTTAAGAATATTTCGGGGATTAAAGGCGCGTTAGTTAAAATCTTCTCGCTTTCGATTTTAATTGAGTTGATTGTGCTGCTTATGCCTATCGGCACGCAGCTTGTGATGGATCACGTTTTGCAGGCAAGAGACCAATCGTTGCTGTTGGTAATCTGTTTAGGGCTGTTTCTATTTACCTTTTTCCGCAGTGCGATCAGTATGTCGCGCGCATGGATTTCGCTCAAAATGAACTACTTGATTGATTTTCAATGGACAAGTAGTTTTTTCTCGCATTTGCTCAAGCTGCCTCTCGATTTTTTTGAAAAACGGCAGGTGGGCGATATTCAATCCCGTTTTTCTTCCCTTAGAACCATTCAAAGTACGCTTACCAATAGCATTGTCACGGTGATTATCGACCTCATTATGACGGTTAGCGTGGTGATTATGATGTTCCTCTACGGCGGTTGGCTCACTTGGGTGGTGGTCGCCTTTTCAGTGATTTATTTGCTACTGCGTTTGGCCACTTACCTAACTTATCGTCAGATTACCGAAGAGCAAATTATTAAGAATGCTAAAGCCAGCTCGCACTTTATGGAAACGCTCTACGGCATTGCAACGCTCAAATCGTTGGGATTGAATAAGAAACGTGAAGAGCACTGGATGTCGCTTAATGCGGATGCGTTTAATACTTCTATTCGGGTAACAAAACTTGATATGTTCTTTGCAGGTGTTCACACCTTTATCTCAACAATGGAACAAATCCTGATTTTGTGGATTGGGGCGACGATGGTTATTGATAACGTGATGACCATTGGGATGTTTATGGCGTTCAATTCCTATCGAGGCTCGTTCTCCGCTCGAATGGGCAGTCTGATCAACATCTTTTTCAGTTTTAAAATGCTTTCCCTACATCGTGAACGAATAGCGGATATTGCTCTTACAGAAGCCGAAAAAGAGGTCTATCAACCACAAGCGGTTGAATTGGGAGACGGTTATGCAGGGGCGACAATTTCAGTGAAAAATCTGACATTCCAATATGATCAATTCAGTGCCCCCGTATTTTCTGATCTAAATCTGGAAATACAAGCAGGAGAAAGCGTAGCAATATCTGCAAAATCTGGCTTTGGAAAAACCACGCTGCTTAAATTGATGGCCGGGCTACTTAAACCAACCAAAGGTGAAATTTATTTCAACAACCTTGATATTAAACAGCTAGGAATGTCTAACTATCGCCAACATATCGCCTGCGTGCTGCAGGACGATAAATTCTTTGCAGGCTCGATTTTGGAGAATATTGTCAGCTTTGAAGCAAAATATGACAGAGAATTTGCTATTGAATGTGCAAAATTAGCCCAAATTCACGAAGAAATAATGGCAATGCCGATGAACTATGAAACCTTGCTCGGTGAACTCGGCAATAATCTCTCAGGCGGACAACGCCAGCGACTATTTATCGCTAGAGCTCTGTATAAGAAGCCCAAAATTCTCTTTATGGACGAAGCGACAAGCCATTTAGACGAAGAAAATGAGAGAAGAATTAATGAAGCTATTGGGAAATTGGCAATTACAAGGGTGATTGTGGCACATCGAGAAACCACCCTAAAATCTGCCGATAGAATTGTAAAAATGTGA